A window of Mangifera indica cultivar Alphonso chromosome 11, CATAS_Mindica_2.1, whole genome shotgun sequence contains these coding sequences:
- the LOC123229430 gene encoding patatin-like protein 2, translated as METPKSPLQPPTYGNLITVLSIDGGGIRGIIPATILAFLESELQKLDGEEARLADYFDVIAGTSTGGLVTAMLTTPNEQNRPLFAAKDIKDFYLNHCPKIFPQKSCPFANATKLLKTLTGPKYDGKYLHRLVKEKLGDKRLHQTLTNVVIPTFDIKKLQPTIFSSYEVKKSPSIDALLSDICIATSAAPTYLPAHHFETHDREGNVRQFDLIDGGVAANNPTLVAISEVTKEITRGSSDFFPIKPMDYARFLVISLGTGSPKTEEKYDARKAAKWGLLGWLSSENSIPLTDVFMQSSSDMIDFHISTVFQALHSEENYLRIQDDTLTGDESSVDIATKRNLENLVGIGERLLKKPVTTVNFETGVCEPRHKGTNEEALIRFAEILSKEKRTRDLRSPHGRIANKVNVVNLLLPKLGETIYHSNT; from the exons ATGGAAACTCCAAAATCACCCCTTCAGCCTCCAACTTATGGAAATTTAATCACTGTTCTCAGCATTGATGGAGGTGGAATTAGAGGGATTATCCCCGCCACTATCCTTGCCTTCTTAGAGTCCGAGCTTCAG AAACTGGATGGTGAGGAAGCAAGACTAGCGGACTACTTTGATGTGATTGCCGGAACTAGCACAGGTGGCCTTGTCACCGCCATGCTAACAACCCCGAATGAACAAAATCGCCCTTTGTTTGCTGCCAAAGATATCAAGGACTTCTATCTAAATCATTGCCCTAAAATCTTCCCCCAAAAGAG TTGTCCCTTCGCTAATGCTACAAAACTGCTCAAAACGCTTACTGGTCCAAAATATGATGGTAAATATCTACATCGCCTTGTGAAGGAGAAATTAGGAGATAAAAGATTGCACCAGACGTTGACAAATGTTGTTATTCCTACTTTTGACATCAAGAAACTCCAACCAACAATCTTTTCCAGCTATGAg GTAAAGAAAAGCCCAAGCATAGATGCTTTACTTTCTGATATTTGCATTGCCACTTCCGCCGCTCCAACTTATCTTCCAGCCCATCATTTTGAAACCCATGACCGGGAAGGAAATGTAAGACAATTCGATCTCATCGATGGTGGTGTAGCGGCTAATAATCCT ACTTTAGTTGCTATAAGCGAAGTGACCAAAGAAATCACTCGAGGGAGTTCTGATTTCTTTCCTATAAAGCCAATGGACTATGCTCGGTTTTTGGTGATATCATTAGGCACTGGTTCACCAAAGACTGAAGAGAAGTACGACGCTCGTAAAGCAGCAAAGTGGGGTTTGTTGGGATGGTTGAGCAGTGAAAATTCGATTCCGTTGACTGATGTGTTTATGCAATCTAGTAGCGACATGATAGATTTTCACATCTCGACTGTTTTTCAAGCCCTTCATTCTGAAGAAAATTATCTTCGAATTCAG GATGATACCTTAACTGGAGATGAGTCTTCTGTGGACATTGCCACCAAAAGGAACTTGGAGAATCTAGTAGGAATCGGTGAAAGACTACTGAAGAAACCAGTTACAACGGTGAATTTTGAGACTGGAGTCTGTGAGCCTCGTCATAAGGGTACAAATGAGGAGGCTCTCATAAG ATTTGCAGAAATTCTTTCCAAAGAGAAGCGAACTCGAGACCTGAGATCACCGCACGGAAGGATTGCCAATAAAGTGAATGTTGTAAATTTACTTTTACCAAAATTAGGAGAAACAATTTATCACAGTAATACATAA
- the LOC123229431 gene encoding patatin-like protein 2 isoform X1 has protein sequence MESPKTPLQPPTYGNLITVLSIDGGGIRGIIPAIVLAFLESELQKIDGKEARLADYFDVIAGTSTGGLVTAMLTTPNEQNRPLFAAKDIKDFYLTHCTKIFPQDSCPFAPATKLLKSLAGPKYDGKYLHNLVKEKLGDKRLHQTLTNVVIPTFDIRKLQPIIFSSYEVEKNPSIDALISDICIGTSAAPTYLPAHYFETKDSTGKVRPFHLVDGGVAANNPTLVAISEVTKEITRGRSDFFPIKPTDYGRFLVISIGTGWPKTEEKYHALKAAKWGVLGWLISEGSTPLVDVFTQSSSDMVDFHISTVFKALHSEESYLRIQDDTLIGEESSVDIATKSNLENLVKIGERLLKKPIAKVNLETGVCEPSTWGTNEKALKRVAQVLSKEKRTRDMRSPHGRRGASKK, from the exons ATGGAAAGTCCAAAAACGCCTTTGCAACCGCCAACTTATGGTAACCTAATAACTGTTCTGAGCATTGATGGTGGTGGAATTAGAGGAATTATCCCAGCAATCGTCCTTGCCTTCTTAGAGTCCGAGCTTCag AAAATCGATGGTAAGGAAGCAAGACTAGCAGACTATTTCGATGTAATTGCAGGGACTAGCACTGGCGGCCTCGTGACCGCCATGTTAACGACCCCAAATGAGCAGAATCGCCCTCTATTTGCTGCCAAGGATATCAAGGACTTTTATCTAACTCACTgcactaaaatttttccccaagATAg TTGTCCCTTTGCTCCGGCTACAAAGCTGCTCAAATCTCTAGCTGGACCCAAATATGATGGTAAATATCTACATAACCTTGTGAAGGAGAAGTTAGGAGATAAAAGATTGCACCAGACGTTGACAAATGTTGTGATTCCAACTTTTGATATCAGAAAACTCCAACCAATCATCTTCTCTAGCTATGAG GTGGAGAAAAATCCGAGCATTGATGCCTTAATTTCTGATATCTGCATTGGAACATCAGCTGCTCCAACCTATCTTCCAGCGCATTACTTTGAAACCAAAGATTCCACAGGGAAAGTGAGGCCATTTCATCTTGTGGATGGTGGTGTGGCTGCTAATAATCCG ACTTTAGTTGCAATCAGTGAAGTGACCAAAGAAATCACCCGGGGACGTTCCGATTTCTTTCCCATTAAGCCGACGGACTATGGCCGGTTTCTGGTTATATCAATAGGGACCGGATGGCCAAAGACAGAGGAGAAGTACCATGCTCTTAAAGCGGCTAAGTGGGGAGTTTTGGGGTGGTTAATAAGTGAAGGTTCAACGCCATTGGTCGATGTATTTACCCAATCCAGCAGCGACATGGTTGACTTTCACATTTCTACAGTTTTTAAAGCCCTTCATTCTGAAGAAAGTTATCTACGAATTCAG GATGATACTCTAATTGGAGAAGAGTCTTCTGTGGATATTGCCACCAAATCAAACTTGGAGAATCTCGTAAAAATTGGTGAAAGACTGTTGAAGAAACCAATTGCAAAGGTGAATCTTGAGACAGGCGTCTGCGAGCCTTCTACTTGGGGTACAAATGAAAAGGCTCTCaaaag AGTAGCACAAGTACTTTCAAAGGAAAAGAGGACTCGTGACATGAGATCACCACATGGCCGAAGGGGTGCAAGCAAGAAATAA
- the LOC123229431 gene encoding patatin-like protein 2 isoform X2 gives MESPKTPLQPPTYGNLITVLSIDGGGIRGIIPAIVLAFLESELQKIDGKEARLADYFDVIAGTSTGGLVTAMLTTPNEQNRPLFAAKDIKDFYLTHCTKIFPQDSCPFAPATKLLKSLAGPKYDGKYLHNLVKEKLGDKRLHQTLTNVVIPTFDIRKLQPIIFSSYEVEKNPSIDALISDICIGTSAAPTYLPAHYFETKDSTGKVRPFHLVDGGVAANNPTLVAISEVTKEITRGRSDFFPIKPTDYGRFLVISIGTGWPKTEEKYHALKAAKWGVLGWLISEGSTPLVDVFTQSSSDMVDFHISTVFKALHSEESYLRIQDDTLIGEESSVDIATKSNLENLVKIGERLLKKPIAKVNLETGVCEPSTWGTNEKALKRFPF, from the exons ATGGAAAGTCCAAAAACGCCTTTGCAACCGCCAACTTATGGTAACCTAATAACTGTTCTGAGCATTGATGGTGGTGGAATTAGAGGAATTATCCCAGCAATCGTCCTTGCCTTCTTAGAGTCCGAGCTTCag AAAATCGATGGTAAGGAAGCAAGACTAGCAGACTATTTCGATGTAATTGCAGGGACTAGCACTGGCGGCCTCGTGACCGCCATGTTAACGACCCCAAATGAGCAGAATCGCCCTCTATTTGCTGCCAAGGATATCAAGGACTTTTATCTAACTCACTgcactaaaatttttccccaagATAg TTGTCCCTTTGCTCCGGCTACAAAGCTGCTCAAATCTCTAGCTGGACCCAAATATGATGGTAAATATCTACATAACCTTGTGAAGGAGAAGTTAGGAGATAAAAGATTGCACCAGACGTTGACAAATGTTGTGATTCCAACTTTTGATATCAGAAAACTCCAACCAATCATCTTCTCTAGCTATGAG GTGGAGAAAAATCCGAGCATTGATGCCTTAATTTCTGATATCTGCATTGGAACATCAGCTGCTCCAACCTATCTTCCAGCGCATTACTTTGAAACCAAAGATTCCACAGGGAAAGTGAGGCCATTTCATCTTGTGGATGGTGGTGTGGCTGCTAATAATCCG ACTTTAGTTGCAATCAGTGAAGTGACCAAAGAAATCACCCGGGGACGTTCCGATTTCTTTCCCATTAAGCCGACGGACTATGGCCGGTTTCTGGTTATATCAATAGGGACCGGATGGCCAAAGACAGAGGAGAAGTACCATGCTCTTAAAGCGGCTAAGTGGGGAGTTTTGGGGTGGTTAATAAGTGAAGGTTCAACGCCATTGGTCGATGTATTTACCCAATCCAGCAGCGACATGGTTGACTTTCACATTTCTACAGTTTTTAAAGCCCTTCATTCTGAAGAAAGTTATCTACGAATTCAG GATGATACTCTAATTGGAGAAGAGTCTTCTGTGGATATTGCCACCAAATCAAACTTGGAGAATCTCGTAAAAATTGGTGAAAGACTGTTGAAGAAACCAATTGCAAAGGTGAATCTTGAGACAGGCGTCTGCGAGCCTTCTACTTGGGGTACAAATGAAAAGGCTCTCaaaag GTTTCCGTTTTGA
- the LOC123229431 gene encoding patatin-like protein 2 isoform X3, with the protein MESPKTPLQPPTYGNLITVLSIDGGGIRGIIPAIVLAFLESELQKIDGKEARLADYFDVIAGTSTGGLVTAMLTTPNEQNRPLFAAKDIKDFYLTHCTKIFPQDSCPFAPATKLLKSLAGPKYDGKYLHNLVKEKLGDKRLHQTLTNVVIPTFDIRKLQPIIFSSYEVEKNPSIDALISDICIGTSAAPTYLPAHYFETKDSTGKVRPFHLVDGGVAANNPTLVAISEVTKEITRGRSDFFPIKPTDYGRFLVISIGTGWPKTEEKYHALKAAKWGVLGWLISEGSTPLVDVFTQSSSDMVDFHISTVFKALHSEESYLRIQDDTLIGEESSVDIATKSNLENLVKIGERLLKKPIAKVNLETGVCEPSTWE; encoded by the exons ATGGAAAGTCCAAAAACGCCTTTGCAACCGCCAACTTATGGTAACCTAATAACTGTTCTGAGCATTGATGGTGGTGGAATTAGAGGAATTATCCCAGCAATCGTCCTTGCCTTCTTAGAGTCCGAGCTTCag AAAATCGATGGTAAGGAAGCAAGACTAGCAGACTATTTCGATGTAATTGCAGGGACTAGCACTGGCGGCCTCGTGACCGCCATGTTAACGACCCCAAATGAGCAGAATCGCCCTCTATTTGCTGCCAAGGATATCAAGGACTTTTATCTAACTCACTgcactaaaatttttccccaagATAg TTGTCCCTTTGCTCCGGCTACAAAGCTGCTCAAATCTCTAGCTGGACCCAAATATGATGGTAAATATCTACATAACCTTGTGAAGGAGAAGTTAGGAGATAAAAGATTGCACCAGACGTTGACAAATGTTGTGATTCCAACTTTTGATATCAGAAAACTCCAACCAATCATCTTCTCTAGCTATGAG GTGGAGAAAAATCCGAGCATTGATGCCTTAATTTCTGATATCTGCATTGGAACATCAGCTGCTCCAACCTATCTTCCAGCGCATTACTTTGAAACCAAAGATTCCACAGGGAAAGTGAGGCCATTTCATCTTGTGGATGGTGGTGTGGCTGCTAATAATCCG ACTTTAGTTGCAATCAGTGAAGTGACCAAAGAAATCACCCGGGGACGTTCCGATTTCTTTCCCATTAAGCCGACGGACTATGGCCGGTTTCTGGTTATATCAATAGGGACCGGATGGCCAAAGACAGAGGAGAAGTACCATGCTCTTAAAGCGGCTAAGTGGGGAGTTTTGGGGTGGTTAATAAGTGAAGGTTCAACGCCATTGGTCGATGTATTTACCCAATCCAGCAGCGACATGGTTGACTTTCACATTTCTACAGTTTTTAAAGCCCTTCATTCTGAAGAAAGTTATCTACGAATTCAG GATGATACTCTAATTGGAGAAGAGTCTTCTGTGGATATTGCCACCAAATCAAACTTGGAGAATCTCGTAAAAATTGGTGAAAGACTGTTGAAGAAACCAATTGCAAAGGTGAATCTTGAGACAGGCGTCTGCGAGCCTTCTACTTGGG AGTAG